The Halichondria panicea chromosome 8, odHalPani1.1, whole genome shotgun sequence DNA segment ctggtttagttttattgctcctgagttgctgtgcaagtcatgcatgcatgatgatgataacaacatcactataattatggcaatgcactgcattatatggtttctttataatcatgtcaccagccgagggtttgcactttagtgctctagtttgtttgtgacagatGAATCTACTCAACTGGATGCCACaacactgcgtttacagcatggatagccttcatacaacaagttattaattttaatagtggcagaatttcatgttaaaccttcgttgtcaaataaaaacgagcaaaagctaagaagcttgtgactgggtctgcttacctggatgctctagcactgcgtttacagcatgggtagcctccacacaacaagccagtacttctaatagtggcagctttcggtgttaaagctttgttgtctaataaaagcgagcaaaatgtagcttgaacagaacttgcacatgcgttacttataactgaagtgatcctgtaccaggtccagaaacaatggaacagggtcactaaagtagaaagctgtatataccaggaacaatgggacagggtcactaaagtagaaagcttgctttagctgacagggatccatgcaggacctggagccgtacttctctgagactccaggcttctttgctgtgatcctaatccaatttatctatagtactactacctgttctcaaatgtttcagcatgcctccagtctggtttagttttattgctcctgagttgctgtgcaagtcatgcatgatgatgatagcaacatcactatatgcactgcattatatcagtcttctggtttctttataatcatgtcaccagccgagggtttgcactttagtgctcgtTTACATTGCTATTGTAGTTTACACCCTTACCTATTAGTGTAGGCTATTGTAGTTTACACCCTTATGTTACTATTGTAGTTTACACCCTTAAGCTATTAGTGTAGTTTACACCCCATGCTATTGTAGTTTACACCCTATATGCTATGATATTTACACTCCCTTTTGTTTACTCCCCAAACCAGGTCTTATTTAAACCCTAGTACATGGTGTATACACCCCTGTTTTAACACAGCATGAATGTACCCAATGCtatttgtttgcatagcaacattgtatggtggttttgtggtaatgcagtgaatgatttagtattttgcaaggtctatgcaaacagctgtactgACAAATGCCAGAGAAAACTTTGGGCACTGGAAGTAAACAAAGGATTAGCTACAATCTAACCGGCAGGACAGAGTAGCATCTGATTGTCTAAAGGATCTTCTTGAGACTGCAtggcgtgcatgcatgcatatgtatgTAAGCTAGCCTGCCATGCAGGTACCGTAGTGACACTAGAAGTGAAAGAAACTCCTTGAACAGAAGTCTAACCAGAATAAAACCAGTCACTGgcagcatagatagagtagcTCTATCTATGCTGGCAGAAAGCTGTAATTAGTGTTAATGTGGTACCCGCCAGCAAATTGGACCCCgctaggccacgcccattatttGATTTCACTTCCGGTATTTCTCTTTTTTTAGTGTTGCGAGAAGTCTCAGATTGCACACGTGATCTAAAAgttgcatttttgtggttaaaattaattatgtcaatttgtTACTATGTGCGGGCACCcttaaggccactccaagtgacactctggtttctggtcctgaagtttttctaattgcatgcgggcgggcggcttttctcattatgtcattatcaatttcacctaatgaactcattatttgcaaatgaatatcattatcacactattttgtaccacgtggaccattatgcgcatgcgtagtagaaataatgggatagaaatccaataatgagatagaaatccaagaataaaatctgatgcgggcggtggaccagaaacagagtatcacttggagtggcctaactTGAAGGAAGAAATACAAAtagagaaagaaagaaggaccTCTCGAAAAACTAGTAGGCCACTCAAAAAGACACCTTCTTTTTTCTTTGTCTCTTCttcctaattatagtgtcaaAGGAAAAAAGATAAATGGCTCTAGTCATCAGAAATGCAAAATTTGAAGATTTGCAGTTTCCCATTCGATTTGTTGTAGAAAATAAATGGAGGCCATTTGGTCCAGGAGATTACTCATGTGCTTACAGCTACGATCCAAAAGGCTTCTTTGTTGGTGAGCTTGATGGAGAAGTAATCAGTCATATCATGGTTATCTCCTATCCCTCGCATTCTACTCACTGTGGGTCACTGATAATACGAAAAGAGTATAGACACAAAGGCTACGCGGCACTGATGCTGAAACATCTTTCAAAGACTATAGATCAAACATTTACAATTGGACTTGACTCACTACCGTACATGATTCCGTTCTTCGAATCTTTTGGTTTTTGTACTGTTTGGGAAAATTCTATCGCCATGTTAAGCTTTGAGAAGATCATTTCAAAACTAGACCATCTGGAATTCAAATCAGAAGATTTATTACTAAAACCTATACGAACAGTGGACATCAAAATGCTAGTACAGTACGACGCATCTGTTTTTGGCTGCAAGAGACACACCCTAGTGGAAAATTGGGTGAATATTCCAGGTAGTATGGGCTGGGTGGCTTTTGATTGTGACAGAGGAATTGTTGGGTACACTCTTGTCAGGCCCATTATTATGAATGGGGGGAGTGAAATTGGAATGAACATGGCCCCTCTCTATGCTGAAAACAATCAAGCAGCTGGTGTATTGATGAAAATAGCAGCAGAGACCTGTCTTGTTAATGAAGCGGTCGCAGCAAAAAAATTTCTACTTATTTATGCCAGAGGTGCGGATCACAGCAAGAATGCATCAGCGATATTTGACCAAGTGGAAGCCGAATACCTACCTTTCGCGACCCGAATGTACTCAAAAGGAGCCCCAATAAATGGCTCTTTGAACAAGATCTACGGGATCATGCACCCTACATTCGattaactatataattatacgttagTACGTAGGTCTGGCTAGCAACCTCAAAACATTAGAtcattgtttgtgtacaatacatgtagttgtaattataatcctatacaataattattatgaatccAATTAGTTCTGAATCAGTTTACGAACAACAAACACAAAAGCTGTTGCATAATCTCGGTACGGCATTTTAGTGTTCTCTAACAGTTCACAATTGCATATTGATATCTGCTTTTTCCATTCTTCAGCTGTCAGGTCGAACAATTCTTTGTTGACTGTTGCAATGAAGAAACAGCCCGGCTTGAGAACATGGAGGATGTTTGGCAAACATTCCGGGCCACACTGTCCAATCCCAAACACACCAGCACAGATAACACTGTCAAAACTATTGGCTTCGTATGGCAGTTCCTCTTTCAGGTTGATGACTTGCAGCTCGGTGTAAATTCCTTTTGATTTTGCTACCTTCAACATCTCATTGCTAATGTCACCACCATAAAGCTGAATTGCTTGTGGAGTTGATACAGAATTTAAAAGCAATTCACCAGCTAGGCCAGTTCCGCATCCTGTATCAAGAAGTTTGTGCTTCTTTCCAACATCATTTAAATGAAAGCTCTGCCATTTTTGAACAACACTCGTGTATCCAGAGTAGTTCATAGAATTTACATCAACTTCATAGCTGCTTGCCCACTGGTCGTAGGCAATTGATCCACCACCTTCTGCAATGAGTGCAACAAAACCTTTTGCTCTCTCAGAGAAAGGTAACTCGGCCATAGCCCGATAAATTAGTCCTATCAAGAGCCTtggaattttgattgcagCGGTTAACGTGTGAAGATTAAAGGTGtctaagtgcctcgaaaaatGCCGTAAGATGCGGTAATCTATAGCTGTGAAACCGCACAGCTGCACCTGCTGTGCTGCACCTGTGCATGCGGTTTAGTGCCTAGTTAATTAGTCACTAGCCTAAGGAGCACAGCAGGTGCAGCTGTGCGGTTTCACGTGCTAAAGAATACGTACCGTGTAGgcataaattaattaattaggCAAGTCCTGACTAGTACAGAGATAGTAGTGTCTTGAGCTAGATAATTATCGGCTATGGTAGCATCAATGAGCAACAGTGAACTATGGCGACTAGGAATCAACAGTACTCTGACACAGCTTTTGGCCGCAATGCTTTATTCTATTAGTGTCATTAGCTATCTGCCCTCCATTCACAGATTTGTCACTAATCCCACTGAAGAGAACCTCAATGGAACAAGTCACTTTAAGGTTTATTATGAAGGTTTTATGGTGGCCGGCCtgccacaaaattaatgtagtcTAGTGCTGGGTATAGGTACGATACAAAGGGGGAGACATCTAATTTCTGACCCCCCTGTCTTGCAGATCTTGAGAGCTATTTTATTTACCTATTCACTAACTACTATACTATGGTCAATAGGTTGCATGTAGGCAAAAAATTCTGGTAAATGAGACAGGGGGGGTATTACGAGATACCATTACATTTATCGCTAATTGGCTGCTCTATAGCATATCTTATATTGAAATACAGTTATTCTGTCTATAAAAACAGTTACTCCTTTTTTAACAGATACCTAGACGTAAGTGAATTTTACATGAGAAGAGAACTACCAATacctctacacaaaaactgtgcacaaagtaacgtgacctcctgtcaattgcacgtgagcaactcgcaattgatgaAATTTGCGCAAGCTTGTGCATATACATTAtacgcaacgcacagaatTCGTTAACAGTGAGTAAAGAATGCAAGTGAAGAGGAGCAACTCAAAATTGTCTCTACTTAGATTTTGTGAAGAAATCATTGTCTATCAGTGTGCGGTGAGtagctctgaacgttgaacgcgAACGTGCAGATCGATGTCATTGTTCAATTaattaccacacccctaaaacGTCATGCttaacatttactaggagattactacAATTATACCCTATCATGTGcaagtcatgttactttgtgcacagtttttgtgtagaggtATCGGTATAGAtagacactcttctcttcttataaTAGTCTTGATTTACTACTGGCACCCACTTAAATTTGGTCATTAAAATGTTTCTCCAGTATACTTACACAAACTATGGTGGTATCTCTGtcaacacatgcacaactTTAAATTTCTTTGGAAAAAATACTATAGAGAGAGGTACATGCAGTAATGCagtagcggataattttcggggggataaaatattcgtggttcagcaatattaagacatttcgtgggtaatattttcatgGTTGCTTAGCTTTACGGTATTAGAATAGCTGAAGTTTTAAACAGTGCTCTCATAATTGGTTCTGTCtcacaattaataattataccctcttCTATCCAACTGGCTTAGTGAAATTATATAACTGCAGGTTGAACCAGAAGCTGGACTAGGAGAGTCAGAATTCTTCTATTCCTTAGCTATTGCTTGTATGTATATCGGATCAGTCACAGGAGGATTTTTATCTGCTTTTCTTGTTAAGTTTGTCCCATATTGGTATCTGTTCATCCTTTTTCTTTCTGCTCATGTACTTGGCTTTGTGCTGTATGGCACGGCAAGTCATGGGTGGGCACTGCTACCAGCAATGTTTTTTGTTGGGCTATTTGCAGGTGCTGAAGTTACATTGGTTTTTAACTATGCCACTGATATTAGTGTTAAGTATGTGGATCTGTTGAAAGAAAGAGGAAAAACGTTCAACTGTGACAAAACCAAAGTTGTCAAGATCCGAAACTATCTCTATGCAAGTCATTCCTTTGGGTATAGCATTGGGTTTATTGTTGCCACAGGTGAGCATCGTTCatcgtatagcgtgaaatgtTCGCTGATTTCGTTGGTTTGctatcctacacgaaaattaagtccacgaaaattgtgcaacaaaatccttttagaggccattccacgaaatatagtctaagtgccttgaaaatttcaCACTATGCAGTAATTTATATTGAGCAAAGTAGATACACATACACTTTTGGATGTACGTTTTGAagcaatacatgtatattttttTAATCGTAGGAGTAGCAGTTCTGCTGTCTCACTTACCTATTGAACAGTATCGATCAATTGCTTGGTTCAACATGGCTTGTGGTGTAACTGTACTACTATTGTTTATGTTTTTCTTTCGCGGTGAATCAAGTTGGGAAAATGTCAGCAACATCACTAAAATGTGCCGGTGCAGTTGCCAGTGTAAAACTGAAAAAGATATCAAGTTTGGATCACTTCAAATATTCATATCCTCAAAATCCATACCAATCATGCGAGTGTTTtatgcacattaatttatgcacattaattttatataccCTATTACTAATCATAATTGGTAGCATAATTAATGAGAATTGTGCTGGCATACTGGGCACCTTTAAATAATCAGCTTTCAAATTATGTCtacctaccgtatagcgtgtaatttcgTAGGGCAAATATTcctggttttcgtggttggaggtctgaccacgaatatgtTACCCACGAAtaaagcgaccttgcctacctttacctgcagtgcaagcagcaaccatgAAAATactacccacgaaatgtctcaatattgttgaaccacgaatattttgtcccccgaaaattacccactatacggtattactATACTGTTTTGCAGAATGCATGctaaagccataattgaccacatagcTTCTGAGGttgaactcaacgcaaatagactttagtacgTACGTACTTGTATGACAACATGATCCTTGCAAGATTGTGATCCAAAATTGTCAATATTTATGCTGATTTTGCTCGTTTATTGCTTGCAAAACAATGTAATAAATATACGATAGTTCTTTATAAacatttactgcatgcattgtaTTGTGTTCATGAATGTTTCCTGAACATTGCTAATTACATTATTGTTAGTCTACATCTTCTCTCATTTGTTGAGATGATGAAGTGGGCCTATCTTGACGTTCTGCTGAATCCAGTTCTCAGTGACTCATTTGGCCTCTCTTTGGGAATGTCTTCCTACTTCTACTTGGCATTGGCAGTTCCTCGAATCTTAGGAACGGTGTTGTTGTAAGTGAACTATTTTTGACAATGTGATATTATCATTTACCCTCTCTCGGCCCTCCTCTATATAAGTAAAATGTAATGAAATACGAGCAAAATCTAGCATTGGTTCAGAGGCTTCATTCTAAATGTACAGTGTCAGGACTGTACTCTCAACCTCCTCACCCCAAATGTTACAATAATGCTAAGATGGCCATGAAATAATACCTTAGTATGAATTCTGATGTGGTGGCAAATACCACTCCTCTCCTAATATCTATCCTAATTATGTACAGGGTTATCCTACAGAGGATCAAGTTCACTACCCAAACAGTTGCGTTCATTGGTATTCTATTGTCACTGATTGGCTACTTACTAATATCAGACTGGCAAACCATTCCGTACGACCCCTGCACCAAATACAGTCCATTTCATCATCCAGAACTGTCACAGAATGATAGctcacaccacacccacaatgAAACAGAAATAAAATGGATGTTTGATACACGACCTGTGAATCGTGTTCCATTTACTACTGATTTATCGTTCACAGTGCATTCTGGTATTAATGGTAGTCACGATAAGCTTCCTACGAAAACCTCTAGTCGCTTACATTTAACTTGTCAAGTGAATGCAGATTGTTCCCTTGTTTGCGAAACACAACGAACCGATCAACTATGTTTAACGCTCATCTACCCAAACAGTGACAATCCATTACTTCTTAAACCCACAGCCTACTCTTGCTCTATACAACACAACACATTATGTATCAACATTTATCATCAATCTAAAAGGAACTTACTTCTACAATCGAACGCAAATGTTCAACGTCTGATGGTGCTACCAGCTGCTGTTTATGACAAGGCAAGTAACTCGTGTATGAATTCTATTGATGGACAATGTCACTGGATACCATTCTCAACATTAACACACAAGAAGTGTATTGACTGTCCCCCTATTTGTAGAGGAAAGCAACAAACGCTTCTTTTTCCACTCTTTATACTTGGAATGGCTCTCCAGGTGATGTCAAATCCATTAATATGGGTTCCCACAATCGCCCTTGCTACCAATCAGACCCCTAAGAGTATGCAGGTAAATATGCacttattattaataattatgccaaaaATTGTTTTGAGGTGCTTATTCTACACAGGCAATCATTATTGGTAGTATTAACGCCATCAATGCTGTTGGACAGAGCATTGGACCAATATTAGGTGAGTCCATGCACGTGTGCCCACATCGA contains these protein-coding regions:
- the LOC135340551 gene encoding uncharacterized protein LOC135340551 isoform X1; protein product: MVASMSNSELWRLGINSTLTQLLAAMLYSISVISYLPSIHRFVTNPTEENLNGTSHFKVEPEAGLGESEFFYSLAIACMYIGSVTGGFLSAFLVKFVPYWYLFILFLSAHVLGFVLYGTASHGWALLPAMFFVGLFAGAEVTLVFNYATDISVKYVDLLKERGKTFNCDKTKVVKIRNYLYASHSFGYSIGFIVATGVAVLLSHLPIEQYRSIAWFNMACGVTVLLLFMFFFRGESSWENVSNITKMCRCSCQCKTEKDIKFGSLQIFIIVSLHLLSFVEMMKWAYLDVLLNPVLSDSFGLSLGMSSYFYLALAVPRILGTVLLVILQRIKFTTQTVAFIGILLSLIGYLLISDWQTIPYDPCTKYSPFHHPELSQNDSSHHTHNETEIKWMFDTRPVNRVPFTTDLSFTVHSGINGSHDKLPTKTSSRLHLTCQVNADCSLVCETQRTDQLCLTLIYPNSDNPLLLKPTAYSCSIQHNTLCINIYHQSKRNLLLQSNANVQRLMVLPAAVYDKASNSCMNSIDGQCHWIPFSTLTHKKCIDCPPICRGKQQTLLFPLFILGMALQVMSNPLIWVPTIALATNQTPKSMQAIIIGSINAINAVGQSIGPILVDALYEGAQKRTFIPSTLLAVLHIPFLIGIIILYQKLGPKK
- the LOC135340551 gene encoding uncharacterized protein LOC135340551 isoform X2 gives rise to the protein MQVKRSNSKLSLLRFCEEIIVYQCAVEPEAGLGESEFFYSLAIACMYIGSVTGGFLSAFLVKFVPYWYLFILFLSAHVLGFVLYGTASHGWALLPAMFFVGLFAGAEVTLVFNYATDISVKYVDLLKERGKTFNCDKTKVVKIRNYLYASHSFGYSIGFIVATGVAVLLSHLPIEQYRSIAWFNMACGVTVLLLFMFFFRGESSWENVSNITKMCRCSCQCKTEKDIKFGSLQIFIIVSLHLLSFVEMMKWAYLDVLLNPVLSDSFGLSLGMSSYFYLALAVPRILGTVLLVILQRIKFTTQTVAFIGILLSLIGYLLISDWQTIPYDPCTKYSPFHHPELSQNDSSHHTHNETEIKWMFDTRPVNRVPFTTDLSFTVHSGINGSHDKLPTKTSSRLHLTCQVNADCSLVCETQRTDQLCLTLIYPNSDNPLLLKPTAYSCSIQHNTLCINIYHQSKRNLLLQSNANVQRLMVLPAAVYDKASNSCMNSIDGQCHWIPFSTLTHKKCIDCPPICRGKQQTLLFPLFILGMALQVMSNPLIWVPTIALATNQTPKSMQAIIIGSINAINAVGQSIGPILVDALYEGAQKRTFIPSTLLAVLHIPFLIGIIILYQKLGPKK